From Erigeron canadensis isolate Cc75 chromosome 8, C_canadensis_v1, whole genome shotgun sequence, one genomic window encodes:
- the LOC122578639 gene encoding xyloglucan endotransglucosylase/hydrolase protein 9 produces the protein MPSLTIALFVSLFVCFANVNASPKFEELFQPYWAADHFSFDGEAVNMKLDNFSGAGFSSKSKYMFGKVNVQIKLVQGDSAGTVTAFYMSSEGAKHHEFDFEFLGNTTGEPYIVQTNVYVNGVGNREQRLNLWFDPTKDFHSYSILWNQRQVVFLVDETPIRVHTNLEHKGIPYPKDQAMGVYSSIWNADDWATQGGRVKTDWSHAPFVASYRGFEIDGCECPVTTASSDNAKRCANSGGWWDEPVLSELNVHQSHQLIWVRANHMIYDYCSDTARFPTVPLECEHHRH, from the exons ATGCCTTCTTTAACAATTGCTTTATTTGTGTCACTATTTGTTTGCTTTGCAAATGTAAATGCAAGTCCAAAATTTGAAGAATTGTTTCAACCATATTGGGCTGCTGACCATTTTTCATTTGATGGTGAAGCAGTCAATATGAAACTTGATAACTTTTCAGGTGCTGGTTTTTCTTCTAAGTCAAAGTATATGTTTGGTAAAGTCAATGTCCAAATTAAACTAGTTCAAGGTGATTCAGCTGGCACCGTTACTGCATTTTAT ATGTCATCCGAAGGTGCAAAACACCACGAGTTTGATTTTGAGTTCCTTGGCAATACAACAGGGGAGCCTTACATAGTTCaaacaaatgtttatgttaatGGTGTAGGCAACAGGGAACAAAGATTGAATTTATGGTTTGATCCAACTAAAGACTTTCATTCTTACTCCATTTTGTGGAATCAACGTCAAGTTGT GTTTCTGGTTGACGAGACACCAATAAGAGTACACACAAATTTGGAACACAAGGGAATACCATATCCTAAGGACCAAGCAATGGGTGTATATAGTTCGATATGGAATGCTGATGATTGGGCTACACAAGGGGGTCGGGTCAAGACGGATTGGAGTCATGCCCCATTTGTGGCGTCGTACCGTGGGTTTGAAATTGATGGTTGTGAGTGTCCGGTTACGACTGCTAGTTCGGACAATGCTAAGAGATGTGCAAATAGTGGCGGGTGGTGGGACGAACCGGTTTTGTCCGAGTTAAATGTGCACCAAAGTCATCAGTTGATTTGGGTTCGGGCTAACCATATGATTTATGACTATTGTAGTGACACCGCTAGGTTTCCCACTGTGCCTTTGGAATGCGAACACCATCGTCATTAG